AACTTTAAAAATTAAGAGGATAACTGGTTGAACAATAAAATGAAAATTATTACGCTAAATGACAAATGGCGTAAATTTCTATCTGAGTAGAGGTGTGGTGTCAATATGTTTTTCCTGTTTTTGTGACAAAATCTGATTTATACCAATATTTATTATAGTGTAGGTCGAAGGTATTAGTTTCTATGCTAAAATTTTTAAGCTGTTTATATAAAACAGTGATTTAAACTAAAACTAAGGAAAGACAGAACATGAACAAATTACTGATTGCCGTAATGATGATGGCTGGTTTGACAGCTTGTTCCCAAGAGGCTAAACAGGAGACTCAAGAGGCTGCTCAAGCCGTTGCATCTGAAGTTAAAAACGAAGTTGCTTCTGCTGCCGATGCTACTGCATCTGCCGCTCAAGAAGCTGCCGATAAAGTCGAAGCCGCTGCCAGCAAAGCAGAGGAAGCCGCTAAACCTGAAGAAGCTGCCAAGCCTGAAGAGAAAACCGAAGCGCCTGCTGCTGACGCCAAACCTGCAGAAGCCGCCAAAGTGGACGGTAAAGCTGTTTTCGAAGCGAACTGTAAAGCATGTCACAGCGGCTTGATTCCCGGCGCTCCTGCCGTAGGCAAAAATGAAGACTGGGCTCCTCGTATCAAACAAGGCCAAGACACTCTGCACAAACACGCAATCGAAGGCTTCAAAGCCATGCCGGCCAAAGGCGGCAACGG
This genomic interval from Neisseria flavescens contains the following:
- a CDS encoding c-type cytochrome, whose protein sequence is MNKLLIAVMMMAGLTACSQEAKQETQEAAQAVASEVKNEVASAADATASAAQEAADKVEAAASKAEEAAKPEEAAKPEEKTEAPAADAKPAEAAKVDGKAVFEANCKACHSGLIPGAPAVGKNEDWAPRIKQGQDTLHKHAIEGFKAMPAKGGNGSLSDDEVKAAVDYMANESGAKF